One Megalopta genalis isolate 19385.01 chromosome 5, iyMegGena1_principal, whole genome shotgun sequence DNA window includes the following coding sequences:
- the LOC117221049 gene encoding neprilysin-1 — MKQEGNNGYIRATVINEQTGALPGPSFETPAANAIQVTYVPHGNTTTVTDLHHSGNDRRPIARAASITRRWREPVNRRQLLLVLTITLLTTSIFIVLLRAALYTSHECAQEARPDVCMTEECVRTAASLLSAMDRTAAPCVNFFQYACGAWNQQHVIPEDMSSISTFEVLADQLQVSLKRVLEEPPNDNDNDATLKAKRFYKSCMDIPRIREIGDAPLKRILRLLGGWPAVDGPSWKPPPYPIEVLLGRLRAEYNEGVLLEQWVGPDDMNSSANIIQLDQMQLALPSRDYYLNKSSEAALKAYHRYMTSVAVLLGADPKVAPIEFERVIFLEQQLANVSLPEADRHDTSSIYRKVTLRELQLEIPQLKWQVYLQELLNAPVTEQEPIVAYGMNYFGHLGRIVAKTNRRTLHNYILWRLVMSIIPHMIDDYQQKSVEFKRILLGILSERNRWAQCVEWTNKKLGMAVGALFIRDNFDHESKETALEMIHTIREAFNELLAENHWMDDETRAVAKNKADSMIERIGYPEFLKNPVELSEEYLMLNISEHHFLENVLAVLKYAAYHNLRELRKPVDKNKWSTSPTIVNAFYNPNKNDIVFPAGILQPLFYSQHFPKSLNYGGIGVVIGHEITHGFDDKGRQFDKDGNIMQWWNNATIGAFRRRAECIVKQYSNYKLQDIGLNINGRMTQGENIADNGGLKQSFRAYKKWVSIHGEEPLLPGINLTHDQLFFLNYAQIWCGSMRPEDALTKIRSSVHSPGPIRVLGPLSNSEDFARAYNCPPGSPMNPTHKCSVW, encoded by the exons ATGAAGCAGGAGGGCAACAACGGATACATCAGGGCCACCGTCATCAACGAGCAGACCGGTGCCCTACCTGGACCAAGCTTCGAGACACCTGCCGCTAATGCCATTCAG GTGACCTACGTGCCCCATGGCAACACCACCACGGTGACGGACCTCCATCATTCTGGTAACGACCGAAGGCCGATAGCGAGGGCCGCGTCGATCACGCGGCGATGGAGAGAGCCGGTGAACAGGCGGCAATTGCTGCTCGTGCTGACCATCACGCTCTTAACCACTTCCATCTTCATTGTGCTGCTGCGGGCGGCGCTGTACACGAGCCACGAGTGCGCTCAGGAGGCCC GTCCGGACGTCTGCATGACGGAGGAGTGCGTCAGAACAG CGGCGAGTCTGTTGTCAGCGATGGACCGGACCGCAGCGCCTTGCGTGAACTTCTTCCAGTACGCATGCGGCGCGTGGAACCAGCAGCACGTGATACCGGAAGATATGAGCTCGATCAGCACGTTCGAAGTGCTGGCGGACCAGCTGCAAGTGAGTCTGAAGCGGGTGCTCGAAGAGCCGCCgaacgacaacgacaacgacgcCACCCTGAAGGCGAAGAGGTTCTACAAATCGTGCATGGACATCC CTCGGATCAGGGAGATCGGCGACGCCCCATTGAAGAGGATCCTGAGACTGCTCGGCGGATGGCCGGCGGTGGACGGCCCGTCCTGGAAACCGCCGCCGTACCCGATCGAGGTCCTGTTGGGTCGATTGCGGGCCGAGTACAACGAGGGTGTGCTGTTGGAGCAATGGGTCGGCCCGGACGACATGAACTCCTCTGCCAACATCATCCAG CTGGACCAGATGCAGCTCGCGCTGCCCAGCAGGGACTATTATCTGAACAAGAGCAGCGAGGCTGCGTTGAAGGCGTACCACCGGTACATGACCAGCGTTGCCGTGCTGCTAGGAGCGGACCCCAAAGTCGCGCCCATTGAGTTCGAGAGAGTTATCTTCTTGGAGCAACAGTTGGCCAAT GTGTCTCTGCCAGAGGCAGACAGACACGACACGTCCTCGATCTACCGGAAAGTGACGTTGCGCGAGTTGCAGCTAGAAATACCGCAGCTGAAATGGCAGGTCTACCTGCAGGAGTTGCTGAACGCTCCTGTGACCGAGCAGGAGCCGATCGTTGCGTACGGTATGAACTATTTCGGGCACCTGGGTCGCATCGTCGCGAAGACAAATCGCAG GACGCTGCACAATTACATACTCTGGCGACTGGTGATGTCGATAATCCCCCACATGATAGACGACTATCAGCAGAAGAGCGTCGAGTTCAAGAGGATCCTGTTGGGCATACTGAGCGAGAGGAACAGGTGGGCCCAGTGCGTCGAGTGGACCAACAAGAAGCTGGGTATGGCCGTGGGCGCGCTGTTCATACGCGACAACTTCGATCACGAGAGCAAG GAAACTGCGCTGGAGATGATCCATACCATACGCGAGGCGTTCAACGAGCTGCTGGCAGAGAATCACTGGATGGACGATGAAACCAGGGCCGTGGCCAAGAACAAAGCCGACTCCATGATCGAGAGGATTGGGTATCCCGAGTTTCTGAAGAACCCTGTCGAACTTTCCGAAGAGTATTTAATG CTGAACATCTCCGAGCACCATTTCCTGGAGAACGTCCTGGCGGTGCTGAAGTACGCGGCTTATCATAATCTGCGGGAGCTGAGGAAGCCTGTCGACAAGAACAAGTGGTCCACCAGCCCCACCATCGTCAACGCGTTCTATAATCCTAACAAAAATGACATCG TTTTCCCGGCAGGGATACTCCAGCCCCTCTTCTACTCCCAACACTTTCCCAAGTCGCTGAACTACGGTGGCATCGGCGTGGTGATCGGCCACGAGATCACCCACGGTTTCGACGACAAAGGGCGCCAGTTCGACAAAGACGGGAACATAATGCAATGGTGGAACAATGCGACCATCGGGGCCTTTCGGAGGCGGGCCGAGTGCATCGTGAAACAGTACTCCAACTACAAACTGCAGGACATAGGTTTGAACATCAACGGCAGGATGACGCAAGGCGAGAACATCGCGGACAACGGGGGCCTCAAGCAATCGTTCAGG GCGTACAAGAAGTGGGTGTCGATACATGGGGAGGAACCTCTGCTCCCTGGTATCAATCTCACGCACGACCAACTATTCTTCCTAAATTATGCCCAAATTTGGTGCGGCTCCATGAGGCCGGAGGATGCTCTGACAAAAATCCGGAGCAGCGTTCACTCTCCGGGCCCTATAAGGGTCCTGGGGCCTCTTTCCAACAGCGAAGACTTTGCCAGGGCCTACAACTGTCCTCCGGGCTCTCCTATGAACCCAACGCACAAGTGCAGTGTTTG GTAA
- the COX7C gene encoding cytochrome c oxidase subunit 7C, protein MISQQLRRAFTTSARRMYHGGEGYPSSNLPFNVRNRFVLTGTFMLFFGSGFSTPYLILRYQMLK, encoded by the exons ATGATTTCGCAGCAGCTGAGGAGGGCCTTCACAACCAGTGCGAGGCGAATGTACCACGGAGGCGAGGGCTACCCCAGCTcc AATCTACCCTTCAACGTTCGGAACAGATTCGTGCTCACTGGAACGTTCATGCTGTTCTTCGGCAGCGGATTCTCGACGCCGTACTTAATCCTTCGTTACCAGATGTTGAAATAA